The following proteins are encoded in a genomic region of Brachypodium distachyon strain Bd21 chromosome 1, Brachypodium_distachyon_v3.0, whole genome shotgun sequence:
- the LOC100846532 gene encoding pathogenesis-related protein 1, with product MEFYSSSKLVRSLALAIAVALAVGTPPYCSAQNAPSDYVAPHNATRAAVSVGPVTWDNTVAAYAQNYANARKADCALVHSGGTLYGENLFWGSGSTWTAKNAVDMWAAEKQYYTYATNTCAAGKVCGHYTQVVWAASTKIGCARVVCDNNKGVFIICSYDPPGNMNGQKPY from the coding sequence ATGGAGTTCTACTCATCCTCGAAGCTAGTTCGGTCCTTGGCTCTCGCAATCGCCGTGGCGCTCGCCGTCGGCACCCCGCCCTACTGCTCCGCCCAGAACGCGCCGTCCGACTACGTGGCACCCCACAACGCCACGCGAGCGGCGGTGTCAGTGGGGCCGGTGACGTGGGACAACACGGTGGCGGCGTATGCGCAGAACTACGCCAACGCCCGGAAGGCCGACTGCGCGCTGGTGCACTCGGGCGGGACCTTATACGGGGAGAACCTCTTCTGGGGCTCCGGGTCCACGTGGACGGCGAAGAACGCCGTGGACATGTGGGCGGCGGAGAAGCAGTATTACACCTATGCCACTAACACTTGCGCCGCCGGCAAGGTCTGCGGGCACTACACGCAGGTGGTCTGGGCGGCGTCAACGAAGATCGGCTGCGCCCGTGTCGTCTGTGATAATAACAAGGGTGTGTTTATTATCTGTAGTTATGATCCTCCGGGTAACATGAACGGACAGAAGCCCTACTAG